In Candida orthopsilosis Co 90-125, chromosome 4 draft sequence, the genomic stretch TAGCGTAATTGGAATAAAAATCACTCGATTTCTGTTTGATAGACTCATTGAACATGCTcatgttttcaaaaaacttgATTTTCGAGCCCACATTAACTGATTTTGACAATTCGTCAGATACCGAATCATCCAGGTAAGATTCCAGTGAGAAGGACAATGGGGAGTGATTATTCTCAACTTTTTCACTATCTCCCCAACCTGCAGTCTTTCCAGCGCTGTCACTTCTTGCTGATCCTTGTATTGACTCCATTGGATCTTGCTTTTTAAGTCCGGAAATCAATTTAGGTACTTTAAAGATTGAGCCATCTATATCCAGCGATTCTAACTGATCATCTAACCCAATGTTTTGTTTGCCATCTGAACTCGTGGTTGATCTCTCGTCATCAAAATctgacgatgatgaaatgatAGAccaatcttcatcaattgtacTTCCACTTCCAGCGCGTGGTGTAGCTGGTGACACGCCCCCTTGTCTCTTAGTAGTAACACTTTCTTGCATGATAGTTATCCCTAATATAGATTCACCAACTCAGAGAGTATACGAATTCGTATCACGAAGCTTTCTCTTGAAAACTTggctttttgaaattgaaagtgTTCAACAAAGTTAAGTCTCAAAAAAAAGTGAATGACTTTATTGCTATCAGCAAAATGTGGATTTTTTAGGTtaagaataaaaaaatgAGTGTCACAGAGGGAAAAAGGGGATAAAGGAAATCGTATAGATAGGGAATAACAAAGTTAATCGATATAAATAAATATAGAGACATACCACTCTTTTGTTAGAATTATTGCATAAGTTACTCTGCTACTCTTGAGCTTATTGCTTGTTTGAGTTAGCTCTTCAACAGTATACTAAACCAGCTCAAGACAGCACATAGCTAGAAGCAGAACTCACACAAAGTAATTATACAGATAAAGATAAGCCATTTGAGCAGCGATACACTACCATCCCAAAATCATTAATTTACACTTATGCATATAACCTGGGTTCAGGAAACATCATTATAAATAGTTCAGAAGCGAAACACTTCAACCATATATATACAGCTACTTGTATTCTGTACTGTGAAAGAGTGTGATCTGAGCATAACAAATTCTGGTGACACTCTATGAAGCCACATTAAGATACCATCAGAGCTaccttttgattttgtgcTCTAATATTTTGAAGTCGTATCCTCTATTACATCTAGTTACTCTTGTAATACACAACATTCTCTACAATAGAACGCCTTATTTACAATTACCTGTTCTTCATACACTCCtttaaattaaaaaagtaaaaaatACACGAAAGAACTATATAGACGCtctcaaaattggaaatgaaCTCTTGAATTGATACAGTGAATTGGTTTATTGTAAATGCGACCAAATTTGTACCTGGTTTGCGGATGATAATAAATAGTGATCCTCAGTTTGCTTGATTGTGTTACATGGACCATAATTGACTTCTAAGGAACATTTCAAGGACGAACAGGAAAATGTGCCATGAAAATGCAGGGACTGTGTGTGTATTTCCGAACCATAAACATATAGTGCATATCCTTGTACAGGCTCTACATATTGAGTATGCACCTCACAATGCACTACTCGTAGTGTTTGTTGAATGTGGCTAAGTCCCCATTTCTATTCACGAGGCTTTGGCTTGAAATAATCGTCTGAAGCTGATACGGATGTCAACGAGCTTTCATGTCTTATCTCCGATGGTTGTGGAATTTTCTTATCTGTCCCGGTTTTGTTGCGGAATTCGACCCCGAAGGATTGAGCATTTGAGAAGGTGGAGGTAAAGATGTAATCATAGCTCTCCGGTTCTGAGGAGGACCCCAAGTTGATTGTCCAATTTGAGATGTGTTTGATGTAGGTGCACCTGGGGTAGTACCTTGACtggaaaatttttgagGATGGGTTTGGTGTCCAGCATTTGTAGGTAACGATTGAGGACGACTTCCAAGGGAAGGAATCATGAAAGAATTGGTAATGGAATTGCTTCTCACTACAGTTGCTGGATTTGGTGGGAATTTTATTGGTGTTGGAATAGGATTGAGCCCCTGTAAACCTGGTGAGCTTTTGGACAGTACAAGGGTAGAAACACTCGACAGATCACTGCGTTGAATCTGCTGAGACTCATCTCCATACACTGTCGTGCCCCCACCTGTGATCACTGGTAGCGATCCATGTTGAGTATTTACAGGAGGATGATGTGGAGTCATTTGTGGAACAAAAGATATCTGTGGTTGAGGTTGGTGTGGTACTGAAAGTGGGGGCAATGATATATGACTGTTTTGATTGCCGttattggtgttgttgttactgttgttgaattgtgGAAAGGGATAAAACGTTATAGGATATATTGGATTTGGTGTGAATGCTGACCCACTCGTAGTCTTCAACGAATTCGACGATACATATCTATTAAACGTTGAATATGCCTTGTTGTCAAAGCTTTGGCTACGTGGCTGCTTCTCcatcatttgttgatgctttgaGCCAAACTCTTGGTTGCTATGACTTCTTGTATTTTGCTTCCTCTCTAAATCTTCTGGTGAAAGTCCAATGGTTTTCAATGTCGGTATGCAATTTATGTCATATGTAGTTGTAGAATCACCACTAGTGGCAGGTTCATTACTATTAGAGCTAAAATGGGAGGAAACACCAGTCGAATTTGATGCTGCTGACGAATCTCTCTCATCTTGTTGGTTGACTGCTAGTGCTGGACGTTGAGGTGTATCATCACTACTACTAACACTACCGCCGGAATGCATATGATTTAGTGCTCTTGTGTTAAAAGACATATCTTGACTGTAGGAGCTTCCTGAAGGTGTTTCACCGTTGGTAAACCCATTATGAATGTTATTTACAGAATTGTTAATAGTATTGGCGGcgttgttattgttgttcGCACTCCCTAAGCATGCATTAGCTGAGTTCTGATGCCTTGTTAACGCATCAGGCCTAGCAAATCTCCGTGAACACTTTTCACAGCTATATGGTTTCTCTCCAGTATGAAGTTTTTCATGTCGCTTCAAATCATGTATTCTCCTAAATTTTAAATGGCAAATGTTGCATACATGAGGTTTCAACGATGAATGTATAAGTTCGTGACTAACCATATTATGTTTTCTAGTGAATCCTTGATTACAAGTTTTACAGAAATATTTTCTTGGTAGTCGTTGTTTGACGGTCGTGGGTGTTACCAGGGACAgatcttgttcttgttcttgCGGTTGcggttgtggttgtggttgtggcTGATGGTGTAATGGTGTTTTCGGTACTAGGGTGCTTTCAGCTGCCTGAGGGTGGAAATAGTCTATTTGTTGGTCAGGAGGATGGGGGACATCTTGTTCCGATTCCGGTTGGATTTTTTGCAGTGGgtgatgattatgatgatgtAGTGATTCTGATAGCTGCTGCGACAGAGACAGGGAGGCCAGTTCGGGCTGATTCAGATGTAGCGACTGATTAGGGTTCTGAGACATATGTGGTTTGAGGAGCTAAGATGTCAGTCGCTGGTTAACTGTATGAACATTCAAGTATAGATCGTGTTGAGATtgtgaatttttttttcaaatgattgtAGTTActgtggtggtggtgatggtgatggtgcCTGAACCGACTTGTTAAACAATTGTAATAATATATGATTTTATGTAGTCAGGTATGATGCCGGTTCGACAAGAGTCGCTACTGTTTGCTTTCTTGTTATTGAAGAGATTGCAATATTCTGTTTTGCTAGTTTGGGTGCATCCAAATATTGGTGAAGAAAATTCTCTTTGCGTATGATGTAATTGCAGTT encodes the following:
- a CDS encoding transcription factor, which codes for MSQNPNQSLHSNQPESASSSSSQQLSESLHHHNHHPSQKIQPESEQDVPHPPDQQIDYFHPQAAESTLVPKTPLHHQPQPQPQPQPQEQEQDSSSVTPTTVKQRLPRKYFCKTCNQGFTRKHNMVSHELIHSSLKPHVCNICHLKFRRIHDLKRHEKLHTGEKPYSCEKCSRRFARPDALTRHQNSANACLGSANNNNNAANTINNSVNNIHNGFTNGETPSGSSYSQDMSFNTRALNHMHSGGSVSSSDDTPQRPALAVNQQDERDSSAASNSTGVSSHFSSNSNEPATSGDSTTTYDINCIPTLKTIGLSPEDLERKQNTRSHSNQEFGSKHQQMMEKQPRSQSFDNKAYSTFNRYVSSNSLKTTSGSAFTPNPIYPITFYPFPQFNNSNNNTNNGNQNSHISLPPLSVPHQPQPQISFVPQMTPHHPPVNTQHGSLPVITGGGTTVYGDESQQIQRSDSSSVSTLVSSKSSPGLQGLNPIPTPIKFPPNPATVVRSNSITNSFMIPSLGSRPQSLPTNAGHQTHPQKFSSQGTTPGAPTSNTSQIGQSTWGPPQNRRAMITSLPPPSQMLNPSGSNSATKPGQIRKFHNHRR